One window from the genome of Penaeus monodon isolate SGIC_2016 chromosome 4, NSTDA_Pmon_1, whole genome shotgun sequence encodes:
- the LOC119568171 gene encoding uncharacterized protein LOC119568171 — MEYKSCCFVAPLLILATALDLAAGGGRMPRAANSTAHSRPKRLIYFNSVRRLRFPPTSSLIFTPTLSLPAGRNLPTGYGASMTISIPFRINFDDLGLTSEDNPWGFRSFRKKRDASAPLSGINWAGGDREMLYQVMEDTLSNMGMNGSACLLRATCEMFQFPFEKHGFFGELLELFFSASRSPHAEKRLPEYTRAERVGRASGDCFEYQAHCPLSLFTNPGQTMWININPKEASFYEETSSCH, encoded by the exons ATGGAGTATAAATCGTGCTGTTTTGTGGCGCCGCTGCTGATCCTGGCGACGGCGCTCGACCTGGCCGCTGGCGGAGGCCGGATGCCACGCGCCGCCAACAGCAC CGCCCACTCTCGGCCCAAGCGACTAATCTACTTCAACTCCGTGCGGCGCCTGAGATTCCCGCCCACGAGCTCGCTGATTTTCACGCCCACCCTCAGCCTCCCCGCCGGCAGGAACCTCCCTACAGGCTACGGAGCTTCGATGACCATCTCGATTCCTTTCAGAA TTAACTTCGATGACCTCGGTTTGACCTCTGAGGATAATCCTTGGGGATTCAGGTCGTTCAGGAAGAAGAGGGATGCTTCCGCCCCTCTCTCGGGCATCAACTGGGCAGGAGGCGACAG GGAAATGCTGTACCAGGTCATGGAAGACACTTTGTCCAACATGGGCATGAACGGAAGCGCCTGCCTCCTGAGGGCCACTTGCGAGATGTTTCAGTTTCCCTTCGAGAAGCATGGCTTCTTCGGGGAGCTTCTCGAGCTCTTTTTCAG cgCCAGCCGGTCCCCCCACGCCGAGAAGCGCCTGCCGGAGTACACGCGGGCGGAGAGGGTCGGGCGCGCGTCAGGAGACTGCTTCGAGTACCAAGCCcactgccctctctccctcttcacgaACCCCGGCCAGACCATGTGGAt CAACATCAACCCAAAAGAAGCAAGTTTTTACGAGGAAACAAGCAGCTGTCACTGA